The proteins below are encoded in one region of Apostichopus japonicus isolate 1M-3 chromosome 22, ASM3797524v1, whole genome shotgun sequence:
- the LOC139963507 gene encoding uncharacterized protein isoform X2, which produces MASIEKNVETQADVSQPGATKPSERELSAALEEATKPVDMSVTKDASKETLENNNESDRQTDQPSQPDKLIAPGSARKTGRPVGKQYVEHLLAHMKNQGQSLSDQNREVLEAAGGSPETAEVAKPNKPKDSEAVDVGDGAPAKVLAPVRALPVANNTGSAGGVPVLLLVSSPTTVPATGKQTVLLATVPALSTNGTTVVASLPTSISMARGSGNVGAPKSNKGDDLASPQPASQIDSKGQEKLDLLPLVDPRLAVVQASESEGTTSQSENEGGGEESTEKKLRKGRKKKKRKNQGEVGESQAGQDGESDRIVESSKPDENRTMSTEDAENQVVVAQAHDNSPPKITDATRPAALEGAKASVREEGSVDTAKPPTLLPEGDTATAMLNHQESLPDLKKVNVGVSEASTVGHSLEQEVNTSNQRKEGDVATKQPTAGKLIQPVRPKRKIKHKFLEASDRYESLGRAAHRGRSGGRSRGMKGLAARRGGRGGSLRGKNKVRGRGKLKPRSKIRGRGRWTHRKGSTARKGLPKMEVSDGSLQSDEGVLSPLVINISSNHIPLMDQTTLANESPVKLVRRGGFRGSRRRGSTARSRYKNVARRGRGGGIPQTLSREIPEAVVLNVDSPMSGIVAKDTTTTHVPESTTDSVIDVVTRETIEESAITNSPPSKPIQESEVDVVVVDADGLEFDPSKYPIPFACFKGKARKSAKPKTNTHFGQHKRRMGGLKHRRGYDSDSTDQLSEGSMGPPSSKRFQRSNSGSTFASGDSEDDQEVQMSHTGRMVPPSAPTPTKTSQGDHNYGREPPLCCCKLVQNKPITAIANICEALEIVNGKVATCSCKVDEQKVMRPSSRIPFRGYCSRHRKKMMQHHCCPGCGCFCSTGLSMVCTIDGLEHYFHKECIREIDQALYCPHCGEDAKLAKEVTLPDLPNPIKLNILPESVLLSHERIRLPKAFLSSLTGLKGLELREALESHREKTVYTPKAKMMGKSSTLPGRGDSPVMPETPPHQEEGIFQLQLKTGKTITSGMLPQGPSRESLEMAMKFMDPENPRRLRFAPKNLYMASSLGEIEKVLQMLGEGFDPNYHFPSHNRETPVHAAAAKGHLDIVCMLVQAGANIDAEDEDHRTPLHLAVDKEQFECVKFLCRHGARPDHKDDDGTAVVHIATMKGNREILTYLLKLKRVQIDAQDNGGWTPIIWAADNKNNDMVSFLLSYGADPTLRDKEQNIALHWAAYSGSQKVMEEIMNHDTFQESIVNTVNIHGDSPLHVAARENNLGCVTQLLMKKANATICNKEGETPLDCAVNKSDVWMAMEANLRINIYVQKRNLRTERILSRDICRGRENVPIPVINSIDDQPLPNCFLYVADNCETSPLDIDRSIKPMQGCRCDGDCSTDSCPCGQSSVRCWYSPEGQLAEDFNYQEPPLIFECGRACNCWRTCRNRVVQNGLKAHLQLFRTPRMGWGVRTTHDIPKGTFICQYAGELISDAEADKREDDSYLFDLENREGDVYCIDARFYGNISRFINHLCEPNIVPVRVFIEHFDLRFPHIAFFASREIKAFEELGFDYGDKFWTIKSKYFTCNCGSKLCKHSAAETGQT; this is translated from the exons AATGTAGAAACCCAAGCAGATGTCTCTCAGCCAGGAGCTACCAAACCTTCTGAGCGAGAGCTTTCCGCCGCTTTAGAAGAAGCGACCAAACCTGTTGACATGTCTGTGACGAAGGATGCATCGAAGGAGACGTTAGAGAACAACAACGAgtcagacagacaaacagatcAGCCATCCCAACCGGACAAGCTCATCGCTCCTGGAAGTGCCAGGAAAACCGGCCGGCCGGTCGGCAAGCAATACGTCGAACATCTCCTGGCCCACATGAAGAACCAAGGCCAGAGTCTCTCCGACCAAAACAGAGAGGTCCTTGAGGCGGCGGGTGGCTCACCGGAAACCGCAGAGGTAGCAAAGCCAAACAAACCCAAGGACAGCGAAGCGGTCGACGTAGGAGATGGCGCTCCTGCAAAAGTGTTGGCTCCTGTCAGAGCCCTTCCTGTGGCAAATAACACTGGAAGCGCAGGTGGAGTACCCGTCCTCTTGCTGGTCAGCTCCCCCACGACGGTGCCTGCTACCGGGAAGCAAACAGTGCTTCTAGCTACAGTTCCTGCCCTGTCTACCAACGGTACTACTGTGGTGGCCAGCTTGCCCACCAGTATCTCGATGGCGAGAGGATCGGGTAACGTCGGTGCACCAAAGAGTAACAAGGGGGACGACCTTGCATCGCCCCAACCAGCCTCACAGATAGACTCCAAAGGCCAAGAGAAATTAGATTTGTTACCATTGGTAGATCCTAGGCTTGCTGTAGTCCAGGCCTCAGAGTCAGAGGGTACTACCTCACAATCAGAGAAcgaaggaggaggggaggaatCGACGGAGAAGAAACTGAGAAAGGGgcgcaagaagaagaagaggaaaaacCAAGGTGAGGTAGGAGAAAGCCAGGCTGGCCAAGATGGTGAATCTGATAGAATAGTAGAATCTTCGAAACCAGATGAAAACAGGACAATGTCTACAGAAGATGCGGAGAACCAGGTAGTAGTCGCCCAGGCCCACGATAACTCACCTCCGAAAATCACAGATGCCACAAGACCAGCTGCACTAGAAGGAGCAAAGGCCAGCGTCCGAGAGGAAGGTTCGGTAGACACTGCAAAACCTCCTACCCTGTTGCCAGAGGGCGATACTGCAACAGCCATGTTAAACCATCAAGAATCCTTGCCGGATTTAAAGAAGGTCAACGTTGGAGTCTCTGAAGCAAGTACCGTAGGCCACAGCCTAGAGCAAGAGGTCAATACATCTAACCAGAGGAAGGAAGGTGACGTTGCTACTAAGCAACCCACTGCTGGAAAACTTATACAGCCAGTCAGACCAAAGAGGAAGATCAAGCACAAATTTTTAGAGGCCTCCGACCGTTACGAGTCTCTAGGGAGAGCTGCTCACAGGGGTAGGAGTGGAGGCCGCTCGAGAGGGATGAAAGGGCTAGCTGCCAGGAGGGGTGGCAGAGGGGGTAGTCTGAGAGGTAAAAATAAAGTAAGAGGGAGAGGAAAACTGAAGCCAAGGTCCAAGATCAGGGGAAGAGGGAGATGGACTCATCGTAAAGGAAGCACCGCCAGGAAGGGTCTCCCAAAGATGGAAGTCAGCGACGGTTCGTTGCAAAGTGACGAAGGAGTCCTGTCTCCCCTGGTCATAAATATCTCCAGCAACCACATTCCACTGATGGATCAAACAACTCTGGCGAACGAATCTCCTGTGAAACTTGTCAGGAGAGGGGGATTCAGGGGGTCAAGGAGGAGGGGTTCCACCGCTAGAAGCCGATACAAGAATGTAGCCAGGAGAGGACGGGGTGGTGGCATACCACAGACGTTGAGCCGTGAGATTCCCGAGGCAGTCGTCCTCAACGTGGACAGTCCCATGTCCGGTATCGTCGCCAAAGATACGACGACGACACATGTGCCAGAATCGACCACAGACTCTGTCATCGACGTGGTGACCAGAGAGACAATAGAGGAATCTGCTATTACCAACTCTCCTCCGAGTAAACCCATTCAGGAATCCGAAGTGGACGTCGTCGTGGTGGATGCGGACGGACTAGAATTTGACCCATCGAAATACCCGATTCCCTTCGCCTGTTTCAAAGGGAAAGCCCGTAAATCTGCGAAGCCTAAAACCAATACTCACTTTGGTCAGCACAAGAGGAGAATGGGTGGTCTTAAGCACAGACGAGGATATGATTCTG ATTCAACTGACCAACTAAGCGAGGGCAGCATGGGACCACCATCTTCAAAGCGATTTCAGCGAAGCAACAGCGGTTCAACTTTTGCGAGCGGTGACTCAGAAGATGACCAGGAGGTTCAGATGTCTCACACAG GTCGAATGGTACCCCCTTCAGCTCCTACACCGACCAAGACCTCTCAAGGAGACCATAATTATGGG AGAGAGCCTCCTCTTTGTTGCTGTAAGCTTGTTCAGAATAAACCAATCACTGCGATTGCAAACATATGTGAAGCCTTGGAGATTGTCAATGGGAAG GTCGCCACCTGTTCCTGTAAAGTTGACGAGCAGAAGGTGATGAGACCGTCTAGTCGAATCCCGTTCCGCGGCTACTGCTCTCGACACAG GAAGAAGATGATGCAACACCACTGCTGCCCTGGATGCGGATGTTTCTGCTCTACG GGTCTGTCAATGGTGTGCACAATAGACGGACTGGAACACTACTTCCACAAGGAATGCATCAGGGAGATCGACCAAGCCCTCTACTGCCCTCACTGCGGAGAAGACGCCAAGCTGGCGAAAGAAGTCACGTTGCCAGATCTGCCTAACCCGATAAAGCTAAACATTCTTCCAGAATCCGTCTTGCTGAGTCACGAGAGGATCCGTCTACCGAAGGCTTTCCTCTCCTCTCTGACCGGGCTGAAAGGGCTGGAGCTCAGGGAAGCCCTGGAGAGTCATCGAGAGAAGACGGTGTACACGCCAAA AGCTAAGATGATGGGCAAAAGTTCTACCTTGCCAGGCCGGGGGGACTCTCCTGTGATGCCTGAAACCCCTCCTCATCAAGAGGAGGGTATCTTCCAACTTCAACTTAAGACAGGGAAGACGATTACATCTG GTATGCTACCTCAAGGTCCGAGCCGGGAATCGCTGGAAATGGCCATGAAGTTCATGGATCCGGAGAA CCCTAGACGGTTACGGTTTGCACCAAAGAATTTATACATGGCTTCTTCCCTAGGAGAGATTGAGAAAGTCTTACAGATGTTAG GAGAAGGATTTGACCCTAACTATCATTTTCCCTCTCACAATCGTGAGACTCCTGTCCATGCTGCCGCGGCCAAAGGTCACCTGGATATCGTCTGCATGTTAGTCCAGGCCGGCGCTAATATAGACGCTGAAGACGAGGATCACAGGACTCCACTG CATTTGGCTGTAGACAAGGAACAGTTTGAGTGTGTAAAGTTCCTTTGCCGTCATGGTGCGAGACCAGATCACAAG GATGACGATGGTACCGCAGTGGTTCACATAGCAACCATGAAGGGCAACAGAGAGATACTGACCTACCTGCTGAAATTAAAGAGAGTACAGATAGATGCCCAG GATAACGGAGGATGGACGCCCATCATCTGGGCTGCTGATAACAAGAACAATGACATGGTGTCCTTTCTCCTAAGCTATGGAGCAGACCCTACCCTAAGAGACAAG GAACAGAACATTGCACTGCACTGGGCAGCGTACTCTGGTAGCCAGAAGGTGATGGAGGAAATTATGAACCACGATACATTCCAAGAGAGCATTGTGAACACGGTCAACATACACGGAGACTCACCTCT GCACGTAGCAGCTCGAGAGAATAACTTGGGATGCGTCAC GCAATTATTAATGAAGAAAGCGAACGCAACGATATGTAACAAGGAGGGCGAGACACCCCTGGACTGCGCAGTCAATAAATCCGACGTCTGGATGGCCATGGAGGCCAATCTACGCATCAACATCTACGTGCAGAAGCGAAACCTAAGAACGGAGAGAATCCTCTCAAG GGATATTTGTAGAGGTCGAGAGAATGTTCCCATTCCAGTCATCAATTCCATCGACGACCAACCCCTACCAAACTGTTTCCTCTACGTGGCAGACAATTGTGAAACATCACCATTGGACATTGATCGCAGTATTAAACCCATGCAG GGATGTCGATGTGACGGCGACTGTTCTACGGATTCTTGTCCCTGCGGACAGAGCAGTGTACGATGCTGGTATAGTCCA GAAGGTCAGCTGGCAGAAGACTTCAATTACCAAGAGCCCCCGCTGATATTTGAATGTGGCAGGGCATGCAACTGCTGGCGTACTTGCCGTAACAGGGTGGTACAGAACGGCCTGAAGGCCCACCTGCAGCTATTCCGCACCCCtaggatggggtggggtgtcAGGACCACTCATGATATACCAAAGGGAACATTTATCTGCCA
- the LOC139963507 gene encoding uncharacterized protein isoform X1, translated as MASIEKCRNFNLRRVVEKNVETQADVSQPGATKPSERELSAALEEATKPVDMSVTKDASKETLENNNESDRQTDQPSQPDKLIAPGSARKTGRPVGKQYVEHLLAHMKNQGQSLSDQNREVLEAAGGSPETAEVAKPNKPKDSEAVDVGDGAPAKVLAPVRALPVANNTGSAGGVPVLLLVSSPTTVPATGKQTVLLATVPALSTNGTTVVASLPTSISMARGSGNVGAPKSNKGDDLASPQPASQIDSKGQEKLDLLPLVDPRLAVVQASESEGTTSQSENEGGGEESTEKKLRKGRKKKKRKNQGEVGESQAGQDGESDRIVESSKPDENRTMSTEDAENQVVVAQAHDNSPPKITDATRPAALEGAKASVREEGSVDTAKPPTLLPEGDTATAMLNHQESLPDLKKVNVGVSEASTVGHSLEQEVNTSNQRKEGDVATKQPTAGKLIQPVRPKRKIKHKFLEASDRYESLGRAAHRGRSGGRSRGMKGLAARRGGRGGSLRGKNKVRGRGKLKPRSKIRGRGRWTHRKGSTARKGLPKMEVSDGSLQSDEGVLSPLVINISSNHIPLMDQTTLANESPVKLVRRGGFRGSRRRGSTARSRYKNVARRGRGGGIPQTLSREIPEAVVLNVDSPMSGIVAKDTTTTHVPESTTDSVIDVVTRETIEESAITNSPPSKPIQESEVDVVVVDADGLEFDPSKYPIPFACFKGKARKSAKPKTNTHFGQHKRRMGGLKHRRGYDSDSTDQLSEGSMGPPSSKRFQRSNSGSTFASGDSEDDQEVQMSHTGRMVPPSAPTPTKTSQGDHNYGREPPLCCCKLVQNKPITAIANICEALEIVNGKVATCSCKVDEQKVMRPSSRIPFRGYCSRHRKKMMQHHCCPGCGCFCSTGLSMVCTIDGLEHYFHKECIREIDQALYCPHCGEDAKLAKEVTLPDLPNPIKLNILPESVLLSHERIRLPKAFLSSLTGLKGLELREALESHREKTVYTPKAKMMGKSSTLPGRGDSPVMPETPPHQEEGIFQLQLKTGKTITSGMLPQGPSRESLEMAMKFMDPENPRRLRFAPKNLYMASSLGEIEKVLQMLGEGFDPNYHFPSHNRETPVHAAAAKGHLDIVCMLVQAGANIDAEDEDHRTPLHLAVDKEQFECVKFLCRHGARPDHKDDDGTAVVHIATMKGNREILTYLLKLKRVQIDAQDNGGWTPIIWAADNKNNDMVSFLLSYGADPTLRDKEQNIALHWAAYSGSQKVMEEIMNHDTFQESIVNTVNIHGDSPLHVAARENNLGCVTQLLMKKANATICNKEGETPLDCAVNKSDVWMAMEANLRINIYVQKRNLRTERILSRDICRGRENVPIPVINSIDDQPLPNCFLYVADNCETSPLDIDRSIKPMQGCRCDGDCSTDSCPCGQSSVRCWYSPEGQLAEDFNYQEPPLIFECGRACNCWRTCRNRVVQNGLKAHLQLFRTPRMGWGVRTTHDIPKGTFICQYAGELISDAEADKREDDSYLFDLENREGDVYCIDARFYGNISRFINHLCEPNIVPVRVFIEHFDLRFPHIAFFASREIKAFEELGFDYGDKFWTIKSKYFTCNCGSKLCKHSAAETGQT; from the exons AATGTAGAAACCCAAGCAGATGTCTCTCAGCCAGGAGCTACCAAACCTTCTGAGCGAGAGCTTTCCGCCGCTTTAGAAGAAGCGACCAAACCTGTTGACATGTCTGTGACGAAGGATGCATCGAAGGAGACGTTAGAGAACAACAACGAgtcagacagacaaacagatcAGCCATCCCAACCGGACAAGCTCATCGCTCCTGGAAGTGCCAGGAAAACCGGCCGGCCGGTCGGCAAGCAATACGTCGAACATCTCCTGGCCCACATGAAGAACCAAGGCCAGAGTCTCTCCGACCAAAACAGAGAGGTCCTTGAGGCGGCGGGTGGCTCACCGGAAACCGCAGAGGTAGCAAAGCCAAACAAACCCAAGGACAGCGAAGCGGTCGACGTAGGAGATGGCGCTCCTGCAAAAGTGTTGGCTCCTGTCAGAGCCCTTCCTGTGGCAAATAACACTGGAAGCGCAGGTGGAGTACCCGTCCTCTTGCTGGTCAGCTCCCCCACGACGGTGCCTGCTACCGGGAAGCAAACAGTGCTTCTAGCTACAGTTCCTGCCCTGTCTACCAACGGTACTACTGTGGTGGCCAGCTTGCCCACCAGTATCTCGATGGCGAGAGGATCGGGTAACGTCGGTGCACCAAAGAGTAACAAGGGGGACGACCTTGCATCGCCCCAACCAGCCTCACAGATAGACTCCAAAGGCCAAGAGAAATTAGATTTGTTACCATTGGTAGATCCTAGGCTTGCTGTAGTCCAGGCCTCAGAGTCAGAGGGTACTACCTCACAATCAGAGAAcgaaggaggaggggaggaatCGACGGAGAAGAAACTGAGAAAGGGgcgcaagaagaagaagaggaaaaacCAAGGTGAGGTAGGAGAAAGCCAGGCTGGCCAAGATGGTGAATCTGATAGAATAGTAGAATCTTCGAAACCAGATGAAAACAGGACAATGTCTACAGAAGATGCGGAGAACCAGGTAGTAGTCGCCCAGGCCCACGATAACTCACCTCCGAAAATCACAGATGCCACAAGACCAGCTGCACTAGAAGGAGCAAAGGCCAGCGTCCGAGAGGAAGGTTCGGTAGACACTGCAAAACCTCCTACCCTGTTGCCAGAGGGCGATACTGCAACAGCCATGTTAAACCATCAAGAATCCTTGCCGGATTTAAAGAAGGTCAACGTTGGAGTCTCTGAAGCAAGTACCGTAGGCCACAGCCTAGAGCAAGAGGTCAATACATCTAACCAGAGGAAGGAAGGTGACGTTGCTACTAAGCAACCCACTGCTGGAAAACTTATACAGCCAGTCAGACCAAAGAGGAAGATCAAGCACAAATTTTTAGAGGCCTCCGACCGTTACGAGTCTCTAGGGAGAGCTGCTCACAGGGGTAGGAGTGGAGGCCGCTCGAGAGGGATGAAAGGGCTAGCTGCCAGGAGGGGTGGCAGAGGGGGTAGTCTGAGAGGTAAAAATAAAGTAAGAGGGAGAGGAAAACTGAAGCCAAGGTCCAAGATCAGGGGAAGAGGGAGATGGACTCATCGTAAAGGAAGCACCGCCAGGAAGGGTCTCCCAAAGATGGAAGTCAGCGACGGTTCGTTGCAAAGTGACGAAGGAGTCCTGTCTCCCCTGGTCATAAATATCTCCAGCAACCACATTCCACTGATGGATCAAACAACTCTGGCGAACGAATCTCCTGTGAAACTTGTCAGGAGAGGGGGATTCAGGGGGTCAAGGAGGAGGGGTTCCACCGCTAGAAGCCGATACAAGAATGTAGCCAGGAGAGGACGGGGTGGTGGCATACCACAGACGTTGAGCCGTGAGATTCCCGAGGCAGTCGTCCTCAACGTGGACAGTCCCATGTCCGGTATCGTCGCCAAAGATACGACGACGACACATGTGCCAGAATCGACCACAGACTCTGTCATCGACGTGGTGACCAGAGAGACAATAGAGGAATCTGCTATTACCAACTCTCCTCCGAGTAAACCCATTCAGGAATCCGAAGTGGACGTCGTCGTGGTGGATGCGGACGGACTAGAATTTGACCCATCGAAATACCCGATTCCCTTCGCCTGTTTCAAAGGGAAAGCCCGTAAATCTGCGAAGCCTAAAACCAATACTCACTTTGGTCAGCACAAGAGGAGAATGGGTGGTCTTAAGCACAGACGAGGATATGATTCTG ATTCAACTGACCAACTAAGCGAGGGCAGCATGGGACCACCATCTTCAAAGCGATTTCAGCGAAGCAACAGCGGTTCAACTTTTGCGAGCGGTGACTCAGAAGATGACCAGGAGGTTCAGATGTCTCACACAG GTCGAATGGTACCCCCTTCAGCTCCTACACCGACCAAGACCTCTCAAGGAGACCATAATTATGGG AGAGAGCCTCCTCTTTGTTGCTGTAAGCTTGTTCAGAATAAACCAATCACTGCGATTGCAAACATATGTGAAGCCTTGGAGATTGTCAATGGGAAG GTCGCCACCTGTTCCTGTAAAGTTGACGAGCAGAAGGTGATGAGACCGTCTAGTCGAATCCCGTTCCGCGGCTACTGCTCTCGACACAG GAAGAAGATGATGCAACACCACTGCTGCCCTGGATGCGGATGTTTCTGCTCTACG GGTCTGTCAATGGTGTGCACAATAGACGGACTGGAACACTACTTCCACAAGGAATGCATCAGGGAGATCGACCAAGCCCTCTACTGCCCTCACTGCGGAGAAGACGCCAAGCTGGCGAAAGAAGTCACGTTGCCAGATCTGCCTAACCCGATAAAGCTAAACATTCTTCCAGAATCCGTCTTGCTGAGTCACGAGAGGATCCGTCTACCGAAGGCTTTCCTCTCCTCTCTGACCGGGCTGAAAGGGCTGGAGCTCAGGGAAGCCCTGGAGAGTCATCGAGAGAAGACGGTGTACACGCCAAA AGCTAAGATGATGGGCAAAAGTTCTACCTTGCCAGGCCGGGGGGACTCTCCTGTGATGCCTGAAACCCCTCCTCATCAAGAGGAGGGTATCTTCCAACTTCAACTTAAGACAGGGAAGACGATTACATCTG GTATGCTACCTCAAGGTCCGAGCCGGGAATCGCTGGAAATGGCCATGAAGTTCATGGATCCGGAGAA CCCTAGACGGTTACGGTTTGCACCAAAGAATTTATACATGGCTTCTTCCCTAGGAGAGATTGAGAAAGTCTTACAGATGTTAG GAGAAGGATTTGACCCTAACTATCATTTTCCCTCTCACAATCGTGAGACTCCTGTCCATGCTGCCGCGGCCAAAGGTCACCTGGATATCGTCTGCATGTTAGTCCAGGCCGGCGCTAATATAGACGCTGAAGACGAGGATCACAGGACTCCACTG CATTTGGCTGTAGACAAGGAACAGTTTGAGTGTGTAAAGTTCCTTTGCCGTCATGGTGCGAGACCAGATCACAAG GATGACGATGGTACCGCAGTGGTTCACATAGCAACCATGAAGGGCAACAGAGAGATACTGACCTACCTGCTGAAATTAAAGAGAGTACAGATAGATGCCCAG GATAACGGAGGATGGACGCCCATCATCTGGGCTGCTGATAACAAGAACAATGACATGGTGTCCTTTCTCCTAAGCTATGGAGCAGACCCTACCCTAAGAGACAAG GAACAGAACATTGCACTGCACTGGGCAGCGTACTCTGGTAGCCAGAAGGTGATGGAGGAAATTATGAACCACGATACATTCCAAGAGAGCATTGTGAACACGGTCAACATACACGGAGACTCACCTCT GCACGTAGCAGCTCGAGAGAATAACTTGGGATGCGTCAC GCAATTATTAATGAAGAAAGCGAACGCAACGATATGTAACAAGGAGGGCGAGACACCCCTGGACTGCGCAGTCAATAAATCCGACGTCTGGATGGCCATGGAGGCCAATCTACGCATCAACATCTACGTGCAGAAGCGAAACCTAAGAACGGAGAGAATCCTCTCAAG GGATATTTGTAGAGGTCGAGAGAATGTTCCCATTCCAGTCATCAATTCCATCGACGACCAACCCCTACCAAACTGTTTCCTCTACGTGGCAGACAATTGTGAAACATCACCATTGGACATTGATCGCAGTATTAAACCCATGCAG GGATGTCGATGTGACGGCGACTGTTCTACGGATTCTTGTCCCTGCGGACAGAGCAGTGTACGATGCTGGTATAGTCCA GAAGGTCAGCTGGCAGAAGACTTCAATTACCAAGAGCCCCCGCTGATATTTGAATGTGGCAGGGCATGCAACTGCTGGCGTACTTGCCGTAACAGGGTGGTACAGAACGGCCTGAAGGCCCACCTGCAGCTATTCCGCACCCCtaggatggggtggggtgtcAGGACCACTCATGATATACCAAAGGGAACATTTATCTGCCA